Proteins encoded within one genomic window of Sulfurovum sp. XGS-02:
- the glnA gene encoding type I glutamate--ammonia ligase, producing the protein MGKFVNNIDEFYKYCEENEVEFVDFRFTDIKGAWHHISYRMSAVTTGMLEAIPFDGSSIEAWQPINKSDMLLKPDVETAFLDPFTADSTIIVICDVYDIYKGQMYEKCPRSIAKKSLEYLAEANIGDVAYFGPENEFFIFDDVKFRDDVNSAYFRVDTEEGEWSSDTNYDVGNMGHRPGTKGGYFPVMPTDSMVDLRAEMMLLLEEVGLEVVLGHHEVAQGQGEIGIKFGTLIEAADNVQKYKYVVKMVAHLNGKTATFMPKPLYGDNGNGMHVHQSIWKDGKNLFYKDGAYANLSKTALDYLSGIFKHSAAVSAFTNASTNSYKRLLPGFEAPSILTYSSQNRSAACRIPYGAGEAATRIETRFPDSTACPYLAFSALMMAGIDGIKHGGYEMVGPMDEDLFELSLDEIREKNIPQMPHTLREAIEGLIADNDFLKPVFTQDFIDAYQHYQFERQIWPDEGRPTAFEFITTYSC; encoded by the coding sequence ATGGGTAAATTTGTGAACAACATTGATGAGTTTTATAAATATTGCGAAGAGAATGAGGTAGAGTTTGTAGACTTTAGATTTACAGACATTAAAGGTGCTTGGCACCACATCAGTTACAGAATGAGTGCTGTAACAACTGGGATGCTAGAGGCTATTCCGTTTGATGGTTCTTCTATTGAAGCGTGGCAGCCGATCAACAAATCTGATATGCTTCTCAAGCCGGATGTAGAGACTGCATTCCTTGATCCGTTCACTGCTGACAGTACTATTATCGTGATCTGTGATGTTTATGACATCTACAAAGGCCAAATGTATGAAAAATGTCCTAGATCGATCGCTAAAAAATCACTTGAATATCTTGCAGAAGCAAATATCGGTGATGTTGCATACTTTGGTCCTGAAAATGAATTCTTCATTTTTGATGATGTAAAATTCAGAGATGATGTGAACAGTGCATACTTTAGAGTAGATACAGAAGAGGGTGAATGGAGCAGTGATACGAACTATGACGTTGGTAACATGGGTCACAGACCTGGAACAAAAGGTGGATACTTCCCTGTAATGCCTACAGACTCAATGGTTGACCTAAGAGCTGAAATGATGTTACTTCTTGAAGAAGTAGGTCTAGAAGTTGTGCTTGGTCACCATGAAGTGGCACAAGGTCAAGGGGAGATCGGTATCAAGTTCGGTACATTGATCGAAGCTGCAGATAACGTTCAAAAGTACAAATATGTCGTTAAAATGGTAGCACACCTTAACGGTAAAACAGCAACATTCATGCCAAAACCACTCTACGGTGATAACGGTAACGGTATGCACGTACACCAATCTATCTGGAAAGATGGGAAAAACCTCTTCTACAAAGATGGTGCGTACGCAAACCTAAGTAAAACAGCGCTTGACTACCTAAGCGGTATCTTTAAACACTCTGCAGCAGTCTCTGCATTTACCAATGCGAGTACAAACTCTTACAAAAGATTGCTTCCAGGGTTTGAAGCGCCATCTATCTTGACATATTCAAGCCAGAACAGATCGGCAGCTTGTCGTATCCCTTATGGTGCAGGTGAAGCGGCAACTAGAATCGAAACAAGATTCCCGGACTCAACTGCATGTCCATACCTAGCATTCTCAGCATTGATGATGGCTGGAATTGATGGTATCAAACATGGTGGTTATGAAATGGTTGGACCAATGGACGAAGACCTTTTCGAACTCAGCCTTGATGAGATCAGAGAGAAAAACATCCCTCAAATGCCTCACACACTAAGAGAAGCAATTGAAGGTCTTATTGCAGATAATGACTTCTTGAAACCAGTATTTACGCAAGACTTCATCGATGCATACCAACACTACCAGTTTGAAAGACAAATCTGGCCAGATGAAGGTAGACCAACAGCATTCGAATTCATCACAACTTACTCTTGCTAA
- a CDS encoding 5-(carboxyamino)imidazole ribonucleotide synthase yields MIEKLVTSSLKMGVIAGGQLGKMLIQEASKWDISTYVLDPDEGCSARNVASVYVKGDFNDFETVYAFGKRVDILTFELENVNIEALQKLKSEGLKIVPDPDILALIQDKGLQKEFYAKHALPTSSFICCENAEEIAEAIQAKKLAYPFVQKLRKGGYDGRGVSLIHSSEKTLLEGTSVIEKKVDIDKEIAVIAARNSAGEVRCFPAVEMTFNDETNLVEEIFCPADITQEEAQTAETLAIEIIEKLDMVGLLAIEFFIDKQGQILINEVAPRPHNSGHHTIDSVVTSQLEQLLRAILDLPLGSTKLTSASVMLNLLGEPGFDGPVYYEGFSESLAIDGVKVHLYGKKNTRPSRKMGHVTVLADTVENAFKKADQVKNILKVKSWKK; encoded by the coding sequence TTGATTGAAAAACTGGTAACTTCAAGTTTAAAAATGGGAGTCATTGCCGGCGGTCAGCTTGGCAAGATGTTGATTCAAGAGGCTAGCAAATGGGATATCTCCACCTATGTACTTGACCCGGATGAAGGGTGTTCTGCGCGTAATGTGGCCTCTGTTTACGTGAAAGGTGATTTTAACGACTTTGAAACGGTCTATGCATTCGGAAAGCGCGTAGATATTTTGACCTTTGAACTTGAAAATGTCAATATCGAAGCCTTACAAAAGCTTAAATCCGAGGGATTGAAGATCGTTCCGGACCCTGATATTCTGGCACTTATTCAGGATAAAGGACTCCAAAAAGAGTTCTATGCAAAGCACGCACTGCCGACCTCTTCTTTTATATGCTGTGAAAATGCAGAAGAGATAGCAGAAGCGATTCAGGCAAAAAAACTTGCCTATCCTTTTGTGCAGAAGTTACGTAAAGGTGGATACGACGGACGTGGTGTATCACTGATCCATAGTAGTGAAAAAACACTTTTAGAAGGTACTTCTGTTATAGAAAAAAAAGTGGATATAGATAAAGAGATCGCTGTGATCGCTGCAAGAAACAGTGCAGGAGAAGTACGTTGTTTCCCTGCGGTGGAGATGACATTCAACGATGAGACAAACTTAGTTGAAGAGATCTTCTGTCCTGCAGATATTACGCAAGAAGAGGCACAAACAGCAGAGACATTGGCGATAGAGATCATTGAAAAGTTAGATATGGTCGGATTGTTGGCGATCGAGTTCTTTATAGACAAACAAGGTCAGATACTCATCAATGAAGTAGCGCCGCGTCCGCATAACAGCGGGCACCATACGATAGACAGTGTGGTCACCTCTCAATTGGAACAGCTGCTACGTGCCATACTTGATCTTCCTTTGGGAAGTACGAAGTTAACCAGTGCGTCAGTGATGCTGAACCTGTTGGGAGAACCGGGGTTTGATGGGCCGGTCTATTATGAAGGTTTTAGTGAGTCTCTGGCTATCGATGGGGTCAAGGTCCATCTTTATGGTAAAAAAAATACAAGACCTTCCAGAAAGATGGGACATGTCACGGTCTTGGCAGATACAGTTGAAAATGCATTTAAAAAAGCAGATCAAGTGAAAAATATACTAAAGGTGAAATCATGGAAAAAGTAG
- the glyQ gene encoding glycine--tRNA ligase subunit alpha has product MNNNAITFSELLLKLQQFWAEQGCNIVQPYDIPSGAGTFHPATLLRSLDSQPWSAAYVAPSRRPTDGRYGENPNRLGAYYQFQTLIKPSPDNIQELYLKSLEYLGLNLKEHDIRFVEDNWESPTLGAWGLGWEVWLDGMEVTQFTYFQQVGGIACDPVAVEITYGTERLAMYLQGVDSVYDLVWNRMGESVTTYGDVHKETEYEFSTYHFEVANVEKLFQHFEDASNECEVCLEAGLPLPAYDQCMIASHAFNVLDARKAISQAQRQNYILKVRELSIGCAKLYKAQEQERNARVRG; this is encoded by the coding sequence ATGAACAACAACGCCATTACATTTAGCGAACTCCTCCTCAAATTACAACAATTCTGGGCAGAACAGGGGTGTAATATCGTACAGCCTTATGACATTCCTTCAGGTGCAGGTACATTCCACCCTGCGACACTGCTTAGAAGCCTGGACTCTCAGCCTTGGTCAGCTGCGTATGTAGCGCCTTCACGCCGTCCGACAGATGGACGTTATGGGGAAAATCCTAACCGTCTTGGTGCTTATTATCAGTTTCAAACACTGATCAAGCCCAGCCCTGACAATATTCAAGAGCTTTATTTGAAGTCTCTGGAATACCTGGGATTGAACTTGAAAGAACATGATATCCGTTTTGTAGAAGACAACTGGGAGTCTCCGACTTTAGGTGCCTGGGGTCTTGGTTGGGAAGTGTGGCTTGATGGTATGGAAGTCACACAGTTTACCTACTTTCAGCAGGTTGGTGGTATCGCGTGCGATCCTGTAGCGGTAGAGATCACGTATGGAACAGAGAGACTTGCGATGTATCTGCAAGGGGTGGACTCAGTCTATGATCTGGTTTGGAACCGTATGGGGGAGAGTGTCACGACGTATGGTGATGTACATAAAGAGACAGAGTATGAGTTTTCCACGTATCACTTTGAAGTCGCTAATGTAGAGAAGCTCTTCCAGCATTTTGAGGATGCTTCCAATGAATGTGAAGTATGTCTTGAGGCAGGTTTGCCTCTACCGGCGTATGATCAATGTATGATCGCGTCTCATGCTTTTAATGTGCTGGATGCAAGAAAAGCGATCTCCCAGGCGCAGAGACAGAACTATATTTTAAAAGTGAGAGAACTCTCCATAGGGTGTGCAAAGCTTTATAAAGCGCAAGAACAAGAACGTAATGCACGTGTGAGAGGCTAA
- a CDS encoding histidinol-phosphatase — translation MRIDIHNHTTRCNHAEGTVDEYIQKAIELGIDIYGFSEHAPMDFDPHYRLAFEEMQAYTDDILGAKERYKKDINILFGYEVDYLPGHMDDRVLHAKVDYLIGSVHFIDKWSFDNPEFIAGWKNKDIDEIWQAYFEATEAMAKSGKFDIAGHLDLIKVFKFMPKKDVRLLAKDALHAIKRSNMVLEVNTAGLRKPVGELYPSRALLEEAYALDIPITFSSDAHSVDQIGFGYDIATAQTKEVGYTKAATFEGRDRQLVKF, via the coding sequence ATGAGAATAGATATACATAATCACACAACACGTTGTAACCATGCTGAAGGTACGGTGGATGAGTACATCCAAAAAGCCATAGAACTGGGCATAGATATTTATGGGTTTTCTGAACATGCACCCATGGATTTTGATCCCCACTACCGTCTTGCATTTGAAGAGATGCAAGCCTATACCGATGATATTTTAGGGGCTAAAGAACGCTACAAAAAGGATATCAATATCCTATTCGGCTATGAGGTGGATTACCTTCCAGGACACATGGACGATCGTGTTTTACATGCAAAGGTAGACTACCTGATAGGCTCCGTTCACTTTATAGACAAATGGAGTTTTGACAACCCTGAATTCATCGCCGGATGGAAGAACAAAGATATAGATGAGATATGGCAAGCCTATTTTGAAGCCACCGAAGCGATGGCAAAATCCGGGAAATTTGACATTGCCGGACACCTTGATCTTATCAAAGTATTTAAGTTCATGCCTAAAAAAGATGTAAGACTCCTGGCAAAAGATGCCCTTCACGCCATTAAAAGATCCAATATGGTCCTGGAAGTCAACACCGCCGGTCTTCGCAAACCTGTAGGTGAACTCTACCCGTCACGTGCATTGCTAGAAGAGGCGTATGCACTTGATATCCCTATTACCTTCTCTTCGGATGCCCATTCGGTAGACCAGATAGGGTTCGGGTATGACATTGCAACGGCACAGACAAAAGAGGTCGGATACACAAAAGCTGCTACTTTTGAAGGCCGAGATCGACAATTGGTTAAATTTTAA
- a CDS encoding metal-dependent hydrolase, producing the protein MFIGHYATCLALKKVEKKASLGMLFLSVQLVDILFFPFVLLGIEKINIIENFTESTHFELEYMPYTHSLLASILLAGFVYIVFRMVPPRNKSVALVMGIAVLSHWFFDLIVHTPDLPLWSNTSTKLGFGLWNNAIATYTLEAVLLVGGLWLYLSATTSKSSIGKYGMGIFVILLLLVNAVNIFGPPFGNTKTSLAISALLMYFLFAGLAHWLDKKRS; encoded by the coding sequence GTGTTCATCGGCCACTACGCAACATGTCTCGCGTTGAAAAAAGTTGAGAAGAAAGCATCATTGGGTATGTTATTCCTATCGGTTCAACTAGTCGACATCCTTTTCTTTCCATTCGTACTTCTAGGAATAGAAAAAATTAATATCATCGAAAACTTTACTGAATCAACTCATTTTGAGTTAGAATATATGCCATACACACACAGTCTGCTTGCATCTATCCTGTTAGCGGGATTTGTTTATATTGTATTTCGAATGGTTCCCCCGAGAAATAAGTCAGTCGCATTGGTCATGGGAATTGCTGTACTGTCGCACTGGTTTTTTGATCTTATCGTGCATACACCGGATTTACCACTTTGGAGCAATACATCCACCAAACTTGGTTTTGGGCTATGGAACAATGCAATTGCAACCTATACACTTGAAGCCGTACTCCTGGTTGGTGGACTGTGGCTCTATTTAAGTGCGACAACTTCGAAGTCATCCATAGGAAAATATGGCATGGGTATATTCGTAATTCTTCTTCTTTTGGTGAATGCCGTCAATATATTTGGACCACCTTTTGGAAACACTAAAACATCTCTGGCGATATCAGCACTTTTAATGTACTTCCTTTTTGCCGGATTAGCTCATTGGCTTGATAAAAAACGTTCATGA
- a CDS encoding Nif3-like dinuclear metal center hexameric protein — protein MKLQEIYDHLDQISPFELQEKWDNSGLILGDMSREVSQIVVALDMDEEMIERAEPNTLFVVHHPLIFGKMTQLDFAKYPSNLIEKMILKNHSLIAMHTNFDQTHLNQYVFEKILGFQVASQDPFVCMAKGEWHYKELLTLLKEKLGLPTLKVIGKKEKVRSIALTTGAGASLMDEVEADCFLTGDIKYHDAMKAMSEDLMMVDIGHYESEKFFAEIMLDELKVLPLLAIISNSKNPFHIETI, from the coding sequence ATGAAACTGCAAGAGATATATGACCATTTAGATCAAATTAGCCCCTTTGAACTTCAAGAAAAGTGGGATAACTCCGGACTGATACTTGGTGATATGTCCAGAGAAGTATCACAGATCGTCGTGGCACTGGACATGGATGAAGAGATGATAGAGCGTGCAGAGCCCAATACACTTTTTGTTGTACATCATCCGCTTATTTTTGGTAAGATGACACAGCTTGATTTTGCAAAGTACCCTTCGAACCTTATCGAAAAGATGATACTGAAGAATCACTCTTTGATCGCAATGCATACCAATTTTGATCAGACACATTTGAACCAATATGTGTTTGAAAAGATATTAGGGTTTCAAGTAGCGTCACAAGATCCTTTTGTGTGTATGGCAAAAGGAGAGTGGCACTATAAAGAGCTTTTGACCCTGTTAAAAGAGAAACTGGGCTTGCCTACGCTCAAGGTCATAGGCAAAAAAGAGAAGGTCAGATCTATCGCTTTGACCACAGGTGCAGGGGCTTCACTGATGGATGAGGTTGAGGCTGACTGTTTTTTGACCGGAGATATAAAATATCATGATGCGATGAAAGCCATGAGTGAAGATTTGATGATGGTAGACATCGGACACTATGAGAGTGAAAAGTTTTTTGCAGAGATCATGCTGGATGAGTTGAAAGTTTTACCTCTTTTAGCTATAATTTCAAATTCAAAAAACCCATTTCATATTGAAACAATATAA
- a CDS encoding peptidase U32 family protein, which produces MTDQNKVELLAPAGNLEKLKIALNYGADAVYGGTSTFSLRIRSGKEFDMESYAEGIAYAHARGKKVYSTVNSFPFNSQMKLYENHIAKIAELKPDALIVSSPGVVKIANRIAPDIPIHLSTQANVMNAMDAEVYYDLGVKRIIVAREISLKDCEAIKHHLPDLELEIFVHGSMCFAYSGRCLISSLQTGRVPNRGSCANDCRFPYEVYAHNPESGTTFRLDEEEGIGTYIMNAKDMNMASHIDEILKSGVIDSLKIEGRTKSPYYAAVVTKAYRHAIDDFYANDFDAARYQAELNTTQNRGFTDAYLLSRPFDRSETESNEFSIQYGTHQVAGLVLEDGLTWKCKDKTCVGDSVEIVLPLDATVELVDNEIGKIEEIEGKYWLTFKKMLSESGKEFECIHSGDLNNILLPTKLPGYTILRREIAEALENKGLTESSTPMKQEQAVKPTSKDIK; this is translated from the coding sequence ATGACAGATCAAAATAAAGTTGAACTTTTAGCACCGGCAGGTAACTTGGAGAAGTTGAAGATCGCTCTGAACTATGGGGCAGATGCCGTATATGGGGGTACCAGTACCTTTTCACTGCGTATTCGTTCAGGCAAAGAGTTCGATATGGAATCCTATGCTGAAGGAATAGCCTATGCCCATGCCCGTGGCAAAAAAGTCTACTCTACCGTAAACTCATTTCCTTTTAATTCACAAATGAAACTTTATGAAAACCACATTGCTAAGATCGCTGAACTGAAACCCGATGCACTGATCGTCTCGAGCCCCGGAGTGGTAAAGATCGCCAATCGTATTGCACCGGACATTCCTATCCACCTCTCTACACAGGCCAATGTAATGAATGCCATGGATGCAGAGGTCTATTATGACCTTGGGGTCAAGCGTATCATCGTAGCGCGTGAAATCAGCCTGAAAGATTGTGAAGCCATTAAACACCATCTGCCTGATCTTGAATTAGAGATATTCGTACATGGTTCGATGTGTTTTGCCTACTCTGGACGCTGTCTCATCTCTTCACTCCAAACGGGCCGTGTACCCAACCGTGGATCGTGTGCCAATGACTGCCGTTTCCCATATGAGGTCTACGCACACAACCCTGAGTCAGGAACTACATTCAGACTGGATGAAGAAGAGGGGATCGGTACCTATATCATGAATGCAAAAGATATGAATATGGCATCACATATCGATGAGATACTCAAATCAGGTGTCATAGATTCACTGAAGATAGAAGGGCGTACCAAGTCTCCTTACTATGCGGCTGTGGTCACCAAAGCCTATCGTCATGCGATCGATGATTTTTATGCCAATGATTTTGATGCGGCGCGCTATCAGGCTGAACTTAACACCACACAGAACCGCGGGTTTACAGATGCCTATCTGCTCTCACGGCCTTTTGATAGAAGTGAGACAGAGTCGAACGAGTTTTCAATACAGTACGGTACCCACCAGGTAGCCGGGCTTGTCCTGGAAGATGGTTTGACATGGAAATGTAAAGACAAAACGTGTGTGGGTGACAGTGTAGAGATCGTCCTACCTCTGGATGCAACGGTTGAACTGGTAGACAATGAGATAGGTAAGATAGAAGAGATAGAAGGGAAGTATTGGCTGACATTCAAAAAGATGCTCTCCGAGTCAGGCAAGGAGTTTGAGTGTATTCACTCCGGGGACTTGAACAATATTCTTTTACCTACGAAACTGCCGGGGTATACTATATTAAGACGTGAGATCGCGGAAGCATTGGAGAACAAGGGCTTGACGGAGAGCTCAACACCTATGAAGCAGGAACAAGCAGTCAAACCAACAAGTAAGGATATAAAATGA
- a CDS encoding DUF2167 domain-containing protein produces MKYFGVIFTLMMLFSNQLMAENEENLTAEQAQYIAEANKILDSLNPQHGEIKLPNGVATLHVPENFYYLSPEDTETVLVKIWGNPPGGEKTLGMLFPTGVTPYDNTAWGVTVEYVEDGYVSDEDADKINYNELLSDMKQSTANASAERVKQGYDAISLIGWAAKPYYDKKTHKLHWAKEIKFGTQEINTLNYNIRVLGRKGVLVLNFIAGMDQLDMINSEIDTVLKIADFNEGSRYADFNPDIDTVAAYGIGALVAGKVAAKVGILATVLLFLKKVWIFLLIGAGAFVKKLFGREKKDEIAEETVVNEHIEKDDTEIKQ; encoded by the coding sequence ATGAAGTATTTTGGAGTAATTTTTACGTTAATGATGTTGTTTTCAAACCAACTGATGGCAGAAAATGAGGAAAATTTAACAGCCGAACAAGCGCAATATATTGCAGAAGCTAACAAAATTTTGGATTCATTGAATCCTCAACATGGAGAAATAAAACTGCCTAATGGAGTGGCTACACTTCATGTGCCTGAAAATTTTTATTATCTGAGCCCTGAAGATACAGAAACTGTATTGGTCAAAATATGGGGGAACCCTCCGGGAGGAGAAAAAACACTGGGTATGCTTTTCCCTACTGGGGTAACACCGTATGACAATACTGCCTGGGGTGTCACAGTCGAATATGTGGAGGATGGTTATGTCTCCGATGAAGATGCTGATAAGATAAACTATAATGAGCTTCTATCTGATATGAAACAGAGTACTGCTAATGCAAGTGCAGAACGGGTGAAACAAGGGTATGATGCTATTAGTTTGATCGGATGGGCTGCCAAACCCTATTATGATAAAAAAACACATAAACTACACTGGGCAAAAGAGATTAAATTTGGAACACAAGAGATCAATACACTCAATTACAATATTCGGGTATTAGGACGAAAAGGAGTTTTGGTTTTAAACTTTATTGCAGGTATGGACCAGTTGGATATGATAAATTCCGAAATTGATACGGTCTTGAAAATAGCAGACTTCAATGAAGGTTCACGCTACGCGGATTTCAATCCTGATATTGATACGGTTGCAGCTTATGGGATCGGTGCATTGGTTGCCGGTAAGGTTGCCGCAAAGGTTGGTATACTCGCAACGGTATTACTATTTTTGAAAAAGGTATGGATCTTCCTGCTTATCGGTGCCGGTGCGTTTGTGAAGAAACTCTTCGGACGTGAGAAAAAAGATGAAATTGCAGAAGAAACTGTAGTAAATGAGCATATAGAGAAAGATGATACAGAGATAAAACAATAA
- the purE gene encoding 5-(carboxyamino)imidazole ribonucleotide mutase — protein sequence MEKVVVSIVMGSDSDLPVMQEAAKMLEQFNVGYELDIVSAHRTPEKLFEFSANAHKRGIQVIIAGAGGAAHLPGMIASMSPLPVIGVPVKSSNSIDGWDSVLSILQMPGGVPVATVALNGAKNAGILAAQIVSTACEETREEIIAYKQGLAEQVMEKSKRVQSQRV from the coding sequence ATGGAAAAAGTAGTGGTGAGTATTGTTATGGGATCAGATTCTGATCTTCCTGTTATGCAAGAGGCTGCCAAGATGTTGGAGCAGTTCAATGTAGGGTATGAACTGGACATCGTTTCGGCACACAGAACACCTGAAAAACTTTTTGAGTTTTCTGCCAATGCACATAAGCGTGGTATTCAGGTTATCATTGCCGGAGCGGGAGGTGCTGCACACTTGCCGGGTATGATAGCTTCCATGTCCCCGCTGCCGGTCATAGGGGTGCCTGTAAAATCAAGCAACTCTATTGATGGATGGGATTCAGTCCTCTCTATACTGCAAATGCCTGGAGGTGTACCTGTGGCTACAGTGGCACTCAACGGTGCCAAAAATGCAGGGATACTCGCAGCGCAGATCGTCTCTACTGCATGTGAAGAGACCAGAGAAGAGATCATCGCCTATAAACAAGGTCTTGCAGAGCAAGTGATGGAGAAGTCAAAAAGAGTACAGTCTCAGAGAGTTTAG
- the purE gene encoding 5-(carboxyamino)imidazole ribonucleotide mutase → MKFVSIVMESKSDYSVMSECSETLKKFGVPYELVISSAHRSLERTMQYVKESEAKGAQVYIAASGMAAHLAGALAAATSKPVLGVPMESGALKGEDALLSTVMMTAGMPVGTLAIGKSGAVNAAYLAIQIMALQDDELRVKLQEDRISKAKKVELDSSEIETIL, encoded by the coding sequence ATGAAATTTGTATCGATCGTAATGGAAAGTAAAAGTGACTACAGTGTGATGTCTGAATGTTCAGAGACACTGAAAAAATTCGGTGTACCGTATGAGCTCGTCATCTCTTCAGCGCACAGAAGCCTTGAGAGAACGATGCAGTATGTCAAAGAATCAGAAGCCAAAGGTGCACAGGTCTACATAGCAGCATCGGGTATGGCAGCACATCTTGCTGGTGCGTTAGCGGCTGCAACGAGTAAGCCAGTACTTGGTGTACCTATGGAAAGTGGTGCACTGAAGGGTGAAGATGCACTGCTTTCTACAGTCATGATGACAGCAGGTATGCCGGTAGGTACACTTGCCATAGGTAAATCAGGTGCGGTCAATGCTGCGTATTTGGCTATACAGATCATGGCCCTGCAAGATGATGAGCTTAGGGTAAAACTGCAAGAAGATCGTATAAGCAAAGCAAAGAAAGTAGAACTTGATTCTTCAGAGATTGAAACAATACTGTAA
- a CDS encoding zinc ribbon domain-containing protein — translation MNKHLKELIELSKIDKAIDSYTPQLEAANKKVAKVEKKINAAQAELDTLNASIVENDAKVKTFEEQLAMLNEQLASNAKKSKEISTEKEMKALSLEEDIAKEKMTFANEEIERLQKINETTALLVEEAKAKVEALSAEAASVNEVVSAEKAEIEKNKGELFVEREKLSRDIEQKVLAFYEKIRIWAGNTAVVPVKKQACYGCYMKLNDKTYSDVIKAEEICNCPHCGRILYIESVTEEA, via the coding sequence TTGAACAAACATCTAAAAGAGCTCATTGAGCTTTCAAAAATTGACAAGGCTATAGACAGTTATACTCCGCAGCTTGAAGCAGCAAATAAAAAAGTTGCAAAAGTAGAAAAGAAGATCAATGCCGCACAGGCAGAACTTGATACTTTAAATGCAAGTATCGTTGAAAATGATGCAAAAGTAAAAACATTTGAAGAGCAGCTCGCAATGCTGAATGAGCAATTGGCTTCAAATGCTAAAAAATCTAAAGAGATCTCTACAGAAAAAGAGATGAAAGCACTCTCTTTGGAAGAAGATATCGCTAAAGAGAAGATGACTTTTGCCAATGAAGAGATCGAAAGACTTCAAAAGATCAATGAAACGACAGCACTGCTTGTAGAAGAAGCGAAGGCAAAAGTAGAAGCGTTGAGTGCAGAAGCAGCATCGGTCAATGAAGTGGTATCTGCAGAAAAAGCAGAGATCGAAAAAAACAAGGGTGAACTTTTTGTTGAAAGAGAAAAACTCAGTAGAGATATTGAACAGAAAGTACTTGCATTCTATGAGAAGATCCGTATTTGGGCAGGCAATACAGCAGTGGTCCCTGTGAAGAAACAAGCATGTTACGGATGTTACATGAAGCTCAATGACAAAACCTATTCAGACGTGATCAAAGCAGAGGAGATCTGTAATTGTCCTCACTGTGGTAGAATTCTCTATATAGAGAGTGTTACGGAAGAAGCATAA
- a CDS encoding penicillin-insensitive murein endopeptidase → MKYVVFIILFCNTSLLALESTCYGSTSHGRLENGVQLSSQGNNYVSYSKTAELLGRTYVHSKVKEIIEDSYKSLETEMPQKVYKYAETGFKKGGKFSPHKTHRNGLSVDFMVPVVNSSGESIHLPTHLFNKFGYDIEFDKKGHYEGYTIDYEAMAAHIVSLHKKAKVKGAKIWRVIFDPQLQPYLLKTKYGTYLRKHIHFSKKKSWVRHDEHYHVDFIVKCLKY, encoded by the coding sequence ATGAAATATGTAGTATTTATAATTTTGTTTTGTAATACATCACTGTTAGCTTTAGAAAGTACATGCTACGGTAGTACGTCACACGGTAGATTGGAAAATGGCGTTCAGCTTTCTAGCCAAGGGAATAACTATGTAAGTTACAGTAAAACAGCTGAACTCCTGGGCAGGACATATGTGCATTCAAAAGTAAAAGAGATTATAGAAGACTCATATAAATCATTAGAAACCGAAATGCCCCAAAAGGTTTATAAATACGCAGAAACAGGCTTCAAAAAAGGTGGAAAATTTAGTCCCCATAAAACACATAGAAATGGCCTGTCTGTAGACTTTATGGTTCCCGTTGTCAATAGCAGTGGAGAGTCAATACATTTACCCACACATTTATTTAATAAGTTTGGATACGATATAGAATTTGACAAAAAAGGTCACTATGAAGGGTATACTATTGATTATGAAGCCATGGCGGCACATATTGTCAGCTTGCATAAAAAAGCAAAAGTTAAAGGTGCAAAAATATGGAGAGTTATATTTGATCCACAGTTGCAGCCCTATCTTCTAAAAACAAAATATGGAACATATTTGAGAAAACATATTCATTTTTCCAAGAAAAAGTCGTGGGTAAGACATGATGAACATTATCATGTTGATTTTATAGTGAAGTGTCTTAAGTATTGA